The Mesotoga sp. BH458_6_3_2_1 genome has a window encoding:
- the surE gene encoding 5'/3'-nucleotidase SurE, protein MNILVTNDDGIMSPGIILLAEALSEDHEVLVVAPDVERSATGHAITIRTPLWAKEVKVGNKNIGYAINGTPADCVKLGLLAISDRKIDLVISGVNKGQNMGIDVLYSGTVSGALEGAVTDTPSIAVSSSDWSNPEYETAARFMVNFLKIYDVSKMPDFTALNINVPSIKYEELKGWKVTRQSRRRYKDYFEKRKDPYGNNYYWIFGEVVEDECSTDCDFNAVKSNFVSITPLHAIMTDKKYFDELKEISEGWSE, encoded by the coding sequence TTGAATATCCTGGTTACAAACGATGATGGAATCATGTCGCCCGGAATTATTCTGCTCGCCGAAGCGCTTTCTGAAGATCATGAAGTCCTTGTGGTTGCGCCTGACGTTGAAAGAAGCGCGACTGGACATGCGATAACAATCAGAACTCCGTTGTGGGCCAAGGAAGTAAAAGTTGGTAATAAAAACATCGGCTATGCAATCAATGGTACCCCGGCAGATTGCGTTAAGCTCGGACTGCTGGCGATTTCAGATAGGAAGATAGATCTGGTGATAAGCGGGGTAAACAAAGGGCAGAATATGGGAATAGATGTTCTTTATTCCGGGACAGTTTCAGGTGCTCTTGAGGGTGCGGTAACTGACACTCCGTCTATTGCGGTTTCTAGTAGCGACTGGAGTAACCCCGAGTACGAAACCGCGGCTAGATTCATGGTTAATTTTCTCAAAATCTACGATGTCAGTAAGATGCCGGACTTCACGGCTCTCAATATAAATGTTCCTTCAATCAAGTACGAGGAGCTGAAGGGTTGGAAAGTGACCAGACAGAGCAGAAGAAGATATAAGGATTATTTCGAAAAGAGAAAGGATCCCTATGGAAACAACTACTACTGGATATTCGGAGAGGTAGTTGAAGATGAATGTTCTACTGATTGTGATTTCAATGCAGTAAAGTCCAACTTCGTGTCGATAACACCTCTCCACGCCATTATGACCGATAAGAAGTATTTTGATGAATTGAAGGAGATTTCGGAAGGGTGGTCGGAATGA
- the def gene encoding peptide deformylase, with protein MKVIYIGNPILRNVSESVEVFDDDLRAFVKELSKTMYVEDGVGLAAPQVAVSRRIFVYDPGDGLRVVINPEILSKSDEIVKMEEGCLSIPGIYADIDRPSAVRIHYQDEYGQHHEEDLTEYPARIVQHESDHLEGVLFVDYLSASKRAMLKPKLNQIIKESTR; from the coding sequence ATGAAAGTTATTTATATCGGAAACCCCATACTTCGGAATGTTTCCGAAAGTGTCGAAGTTTTCGACGATGATCTCAGAGCTTTTGTGAAAGAGTTAAGCAAGACAATGTACGTTGAGGACGGTGTGGGTCTTGCGGCACCGCAAGTGGCAGTGTCACGAAGGATTTTTGTTTACGATCCTGGAGACGGATTGAGGGTAGTCATTAACCCGGAAATTCTTTCCAAGAGTGATGAGATAGTCAAGATGGAAGAGGGTTGCCTTAGCATACCTGGAATCTACGCGGATATCGACAGGCCCTCCGCGGTTCGGATTCATTATCAGGATGAATATGGACAGCACCACGAAGAGGATTTGACGGAATATCCTGCGAGAATAGTGCAACACGAGAGCGATCATCTTGAAGGAGTACTATTTGTTGACTATCTTTCTGCGTCAAAAAGAGCGATGCTGAAACCGAAATTGAATCAGATCATTAAGGAAAGCACCAGATAA
- the fmt gene encoding methionyl-tRNA formyltransferase, with the protein MKIVFMGTPEFAAAHLKEIVESGNKVAGVFSQPDRPKGRGQKVEPTPVKTVATNYGIPVFQPEKINSDEGFEKLSELSPDIIVVVAFGKLLKSGVINLPTIGCFNVHASLLPKYRGAAPIQRAIENGETKTGITIFKIDEGMDTGAIALKRELEIHPSDSFGSLYLKLAELGKKTLVHFLERVKEGRLELAPQDGIPSFAPKIQPEDLVISDLSDAAKVVNKIRAYDPQPGARVSVEGRIAKVFGASLKCRNEGKGIVGEIVKIDDRGMIVSCGAENVIISLVQFPGKKPMRPKDALSGRLISEGIILGG; encoded by the coding sequence ATGAAGATCGTATTCATGGGAACTCCTGAATTTGCAGCCGCTCATCTCAAGGAAATTGTCGAATCGGGGAACAAGGTGGCAGGAGTCTTTTCACAGCCTGACAGGCCGAAGGGGAGGGGTCAAAAAGTAGAACCCACCCCTGTAAAGACAGTCGCGACCAACTACGGAATACCAGTTTTTCAGCCTGAAAAGATCAATTCAGATGAAGGGTTCGAAAAACTTTCGGAGCTATCTCCAGATATTATTGTGGTTGTCGCATTTGGAAAACTTCTTAAATCGGGTGTGATAAACCTCCCAACCATCGGTTGTTTCAACGTCCATGCTTCTCTTCTGCCAAAATATAGAGGTGCAGCCCCGATTCAGCGAGCAATAGAAAATGGAGAGACGAAGACGGGCATAACGATATTCAAGATTGATGAAGGAATGGATACGGGAGCGATCGCTCTGAAGAGGGAGCTTGAAATCCATCCATCAGACAGTTTTGGCTCGCTCTATTTGAAGCTGGCAGAACTCGGGAAAAAGACGCTGGTCCATTTTTTGGAGAGGGTGAAAGAGGGAAGGTTGGAACTCGCTCCACAAGATGGAATTCCTTCTTTTGCTCCAAAGATCCAGCCTGAGGATCTCGTAATTTCCGACTTATCGGATGCTGCGAAAGTGGTTAACAAGATTAGGGCGTACGATCCACAGCCTGGAGCGAGGGTGAGCGTTGAGGGAAGGATAGCAAAGGTTTTCGGAGCCAGCCTAAAATGTAGAAATGAGGGAAAAGGTATTGTCGGAGAAATAGTCAAGATCGATGACCGAGGAATGATTGTAAGCTGCGGTGCCGAAAATGTTATTATATCCTTAGTACAGTTCCCGGGCAAGAAGCCTATGAGGCCGAAGGATGCGTTAAGCGGGCGACTCATCAGTGAAGGGATTATATTGGGGGGATAG
- a CDS encoding heavy-metal-associated domain-containing protein: MPRVIRLFQIRNEISENDAEKIVARLRLLDGIVKAQADVASGVIEVEYENAIIDRYIIQEELSELGFDMLI, encoded by the coding sequence ATGCCCAGGGTAATAAGGCTTTTTCAAATAAGAAACGAGATTTCGGAGAACGATGCGGAGAAGATTGTAGCGAGACTCAGGCTTCTGGACGGAATAGTTAAGGCCCAGGCAGATGTTGCGAGTGGAGTAATTGAAGTTGAATACGAGAACGCGATTATCGACAGATATATAATTCAAGAAGAGCTCTCTGAACTCGGTTTTGATATGCTTATATAA